Genomic window (Synechococcus sp. LA31):
CGGTGATGGGGATCAGCGTCTACGCCCTATCGGGCTCAGAGGCTCTCCTGCTGGATGGGCTCTATTCCGGCGTCATGGCGGCCTCCAGCTGGATCGCCACTCGGATTGGCGCCAACGTGGTGCGTCCGCCCGATCGCGCCTACCCCTACGGCTACGACGGCCAGGAAGCGCTCTATGTCCTGTTCCGCTCCCTGGTGCTGATCGGGATCCTCAGCGTGGCCCTGATCACCGCCGGCACCACGATCGTGAACCACCTAGCCGGCCAGGCGGTGGCGGCCGTGCAGTTGCGCCCCGTCGCCGCCTACGCAGGCTTGATGGTGGTGCTCTGCCTGGCCCTGGCCTGGCGCCATGAAAACGACTGGCGTCGCAGCGGCCGCTGCAGCGAACTGTTGCGCACCGAAGCCCGTGCCGCCCGCATCGATGGCCTGATCAGCGGCGTGGCTGGGGCGGCGCTGCTCGGCGCACCCCTGTTGGAATCCACACCCCTGCGGGCCCTGGTGCCGGTGGCGGATTCGGTGTTGGTGTTGGTCCTGGCCCTGGTGGTGCTGCCCGAGCCGTTGCAGCAGTTCTGGCGGGCCCTGCGGCAGACGGCAGGAGCCGCCTGCGACCCCGCCCTGATCGCGCGCACCCGAGCGGCGGTGCAGGAGCTACTGAGCGGCATGTCCACCTGGCTGCTCGATCTCACCGTGATGAAAGTGGGGCGCACCACCTTTGTGGTGGCCTACCTCAACCCCGCCATGCCAGTGGATGGCCCCTGGCTCGATCGCCTGCGCGAGCGCATCGATCAGCGCTGCGGCGAGCTGCTGGGCCCCGTGCGCACCGAGGTGATCCTCACGGGGCAGGCGCCATTCACCCCCTGATCCCATGACCCGACGGGCCGAACTGAAGCTGGCCCTGCTGGATCCCCGCCCCTGCCAGGCGCTGTTAACGGATCTAGAGCAGGCTCTGCAGCGGATGCGCTTTCGCGAGACCTCCAAGGCCAGCACAACCCTCAAAACGGTTGAGCAAGCCACTGGTGGAACAGCCACGTGGGCTCCCGTCTGCCGATCTGGATCGAGCTGCAGCTGCAGCCGGCTGACAGCGGAACCAGGCTGCAACTCACCGCAAGCCTCTCGCTGCTCAACCTGATGACCGCTGGCACGGCTCAGGGCCTGCTCCGCCGCCGTATTGTGCGCTTTTGCCGCCTCAGCCAGCTGCCGCAGGAGCAGATGCAGGAGCTTCTCGCCCGGCATGGTCGCTCTGAGCGGCAACGGCTGGTATTCCTGGGCATGCTGGTGGCACTCGGCCTGACGGCCTTCACCCTGTCGATCCGCGAAGGCAACAACAGCCCCGATCAACCCGCCACCACGAGCGAGCTGGAGAGTGTCGTTCCTTGAACAACTCAGGGGACAGAAAACACTGGCCTTGGAGGCCTTCGCTCAGGTCGACGAGTAACCAGGATAGCCAGGCTCGATCACTGTCATCGTGGGACTGCCCAAGGGAGTGATGAAGAGATCCATCAGCGTTACGTTGTAGTCCGTAAGGTTCGCAGCCGCCATTGGGGTATTGGCAGGCATGTAGTAAAACTCGCCTTTTGAAAAGCGCGAATTCGGTTCACCCTGAATGGCATCAGTAATGCTTCCCTTACCTCGCATCACAAAGGTAATTCCACCACTCTCATGCACATGAATACCTGTGCGCGTACCCTTCACACGAGTTCCTTTCTCAACATGAATCTCTTGATCACCGAAGGATTCTAGAAGGAGCTCTTTTGGATTGGCATACGTACCAAGTTTACCCTCCGGCACAAGACCGTTAACCTCATAAGTTGGCTTTGACCAGCCTGGAGAGACGAAATCAGGGTGTTCGCGATAAAAGCGACCCTCGATAGCGTCATGCAAACCAGTGATGGCATCCACGAAAACTGGCTTTTGCTTCCAAAGACGTTTGATCGTTCGCTGGTTTTTCTTGCTGAGATCGCTGATGTCGTTGAAATGATCCATTAAAAGTAGACAGACTTAACTAGAAATTAACAACAATGGAGCCAGCCGTCAAGCCAAAAGGAGAAGACTTAAACGCAAAAGTGGTCGATCCGCATAGGAGAAAATCGGCACACAAATGTGAAGGGGCATGAGTACCTAGAGCAATCAAGCGCCGCCCAACGACGATCCCCCCACAAGGCTCCAATCAACCAGGCCAGCCAGGCTCAAGCACTGTGTACTGAGGCACATCAACAGGCGTGACAAGGATGTCAAGCACGCGCACTCCGCGATTCGTGAGATTCGCGGCCGAGATGGGAATATTATTCGGGGAGTAGTAAAAACCACCTTTGGAGACGAGACCATCATCCAAACCTTCCGTCCAAGTTTTCAGCTTGCCCTTGCCACCAATGATGAAAGCAACGCTCCCGCCAACTTCGTGAACATGAATCGCCACTCTCGTTCCTGCCTCACGGGTCCCGAGATTGACGGCAACATTGCGACCATCAATCACGTCGTCAACAACGGAAACGGTCTTCGTGAATGGGAGGAGTTTGCCTGGCAATGACCGCCCGTTAACCGTTGTCGTTGGATCAACCCATGCAAAGGGTTCAGCATCGGGGTTTTCGTCGTAATACTGATCAGTTGCGCGATCGAACAGGCCAGTAATCAAATCTGTTCGTACGGGCTTTGCGCGAGCAAGGCGCCGTATAGTTTTTAAATCACGACGATTGAAGTCTTGAGAAAGAGCCGAAAGATTCATGGACATTCGAGAGCCAGAAATGGGACGAGAAATGGGACGAGAAACTATGCGATGGGAAGCAGCGAATCACCACTGCAGCATTCATGAGCAAGATGCAATGAGTCACGAGTATGCATTCCATCATGAGCACTGGACATAGCAATGCCGCCAGAGAGGCTTCTACCTTCAGCTAAACCATGCTTGAGGTAATGACGAATCGCCTTATACGGTGATGTACCAAGCTGCTCCACAAGGTCGGGATTGGCAGCCAGGTAATCGCGGCCAACTTCCTTCGCGCGTTGGTTGAACTTGGGGCGATCATGGCCCAGCTTCTTCCCCTTGGTCTCGTAGTAACGCTCAGGGTTACGCAAGGCCTTGGCATTGTAAAGAAGATCAGGATGCTCTGCAAAATATGCGGCAGCATCAAAGTCTGACCCTGTCAATGGATCTTTCTTACCATCTTCAGACTGGAGAGAATGATGCAACGAGACTGTTGCGCTGTGAATGTGTGTCTTACTGTTCTCGATCGAAGATGGATCAGATGCCGCCAACATGATGGCAACTTCAGAACCGGGACTAATTAGATTGAATTCAGACTGGCGGTAAATAGAATCACTGAGATCAACAGTCAGTTGCCCTTGCATACCATGAGCATCCATCGATGAATGCCCCGACATCTCCATGGGAGCCCCCCCAGACATCGGCAGCAAATTCACTGTTCCAACTGCAAAATTGGATAGATTCGTGGGAGCAAAAGCTCCTCCACGCTTGTCATAGATGCTGCCCCATGCGGGGTCAGTGAAGGCCTGACCATTACCTTCGGGAGTACCAGGCTCCCAGGTTTGCCATAGGCCACTGATTTGATCCCGATTGGTATTAAGGAAATCGCCATCACCAACGAGCACGGCAATATTCTGAGCAGCGCTCATGGGAACGGAGTAATTGAGTTCCATCGTCAGACTGATTCCTAAATCACGCAGGCGCAGAACATCTCTCGCCATGATCGGCTGGTTCGGGCCAAGCACAATCGACTGATAAGCCAGATCTGTCACACTTTTATGAATCTCTGTCGTGTCCAGCGCGGGCTGGTATCGAGGTTGGTCAAGCAGCGCAAGAACAGGATTCGGGCTACCTCTCTTGGCGATGTTATTCAGCTTGTCATAAGAATAATCGGGATTATAGACATTGGCAATCACCCGATCGCTGCCATCACCCCAGTCGGAATAGGTGGTTAACTGCGGCGATCCATCGGCACCGGGAGTAAAGAATGAATAATTCCAGGGAGACTGATTCAGATTCTCTGCGAATAGGTAAGATGCGTTCTCAGACGCATTCCACTCGCTCCAGATTTTATCGATATAAGCGTGATGAAGCCAGAACAGGGGCTCACGGGCTGCTGTTGGAACGAAACCGATGAGGCCAGGACCTACAGTGGGATTATTACCAAACACTCCTGCATTAGCAGGATCTTGTCTTGCTGCCTGCAGACCATTGTCAGGTTCTGATGAGTTGCGGCCCCATAAAGTAACGCCATCGTCCTGAGCATACGCTGTGGTGTAATCCCAAAGAACATCACGCTGCCACTGATAATCAGCAATACCTCCGACAGCATCATGCATATTGTTATGAGGATCCTGCTCTGTATAGGTCGAGAATGCACCAAAAAGAGTTTGATCTTGCGCTTTTTCCCGGCCAAGCTTCTGGAAATCAAAGATTGATTCAGGCTCAGTGCCAACCAAATCAGCACCCAAAGCCAGAGTTGCAGTTGGCTGGAGCAGATCCGACAATGATTCACCAGCCGCCATTCGAAGACTGCGGCTCTTCTCCCACAACGACGAATCTGGATTCAGGAACTGATTTGGGATCCCATCTTGCCCCTTAACGGTATAGTCCCAATATGGTAGAGCCCAGTTGTCAGCTCCAGGCTCTCCAGACTCTTTGAGAACCTGCCGCACGACAGACTCAAAGCTCTGCAAATAAAGCCTATGCCAAGGTAAGAAGTTGATTGTGATATCACCAGCGATCGCGTCTGTTGAACCTTCTTGGCTGTAGCGCACTACTTCATTCCACAACCCAGCATAATGCGTGCAGTTGTTGAGAACAGTATCGCCGAATTGAATCTGCTCTGGAGTACCAAATCCTCGTTCGCTTGCCAACGAGGTTAATTGGTCCATGGTGTTCCAGAACGTGCCATGAATACCCGCCTGATATAACCATCCGTAGGGGTCCGCTTGATCAACAGCGGAGTTTGCCTTCATGATCCCAACCGCCTTCTCATAAAGGCGAATTGATTCCGCGCCCTCTTCAGTGAAAGCGTTGTAGCGAACGTGCTGCCGCGATCCAGACTCGAGACTCTTTGCGTCGCTGAATTCGCGAAGGAGCTTCCGAAACCTCATGGTTTTGAACGACTTTCAAGTTGTTCATAGCACCGCAACCAAATAAGCGCACAGCCCATGTAAGTCTATTTGCCTAGCCAGGTGACGAATCGGTTATCCGCGGGGACGAAATGGCAACGCGCAAAAAATCTGGACTGGGTGAGGCCGTTGGGATGCAGCTCGCCCGGCTCTCAGGGTCATAGGCGCAACAAGCAAACTCCAGTGACCACCAGCCCCGCCCCCACCTAAGACGTGATCGTGATCGGCTCCGGCATCGGCGGCCTGGTCACCGCCTCGCAGCTGGCTGCCAAGGGGGCGAAAACCCCGGTGCTCACCCGCACCCTGGCCAATGCGGAGCAGAACTCCGTCACGGTGCCTGATCCGTAACTGCTGGAGTATCACCTCTCGGATGTGCTGAACATGGCGGTGGGGCGCGTCAACGAAGCCTTCACCGCTCAGCTCACGCCCCTCGTACCCCACGAGTAGCCAAAATCGCCACCAGCCGAACCAATACGCGATCGTGCTTCTGGGTCATGCCCTCTTGAGCCAGCGATGACACGAATTGCTGAACGATCGCTCACCCTGCTCGACCCACGTTCCTGCAAGGAGCTGTTGGCGCAGCTGGAGCGAACGCTCAAAAGCATGCGCTGACGCATCCAAGACCACCAGGACAACACCTCAGACAGCACCATCACCCTGAAGGCGGTCGAGCAGGCCCACTGGTGGACTAGCGAGGTGGGATCACGTCTGCCGATCTGAATCGAGCTGCAGCTGCAGCCGGCTGACAGCGGTACCAGGCTGCAACCCACCGCAAGCCTCTCACTGCTCAACCTGATGGCGCCTGGATGGGCTCAGGCTCTGCTCCGCAGCCGCGTGGTGCGCCTCTGTCGCCTCGCCCAGTTGCCGCTGGAGCAGGTCCAGATGCTCCTCGACCTTCACGCACGCTTCAAGCGGCGTCGGCTGATGGTTCTGGCCCTGGTGGCACTGCTGGGGCTTGTCGGCGGACTGTTATCGATCCGCGAAGGAGGCAACGCGCCTGATCAACCCGGCACCCCAGCGGAACTGAACAGTGTCATTCCCTGACCAACCCAGCTCCTAGGGTCAGCCCCATCCGCCTGAACAGCTCGGTGACCACCAGCCCCGCCACCACCTGGGACGTGATCGTGATTGGCTCGGGCATCGGCGGGCTGGTGACCGCCTCACAGCTGGCGGCAAAGGGCGCGAAAACGCTGGTGCTGGAGCGCTATCTGATCCCGGGGGGCTCAGGAGGCAGCTTCCGCCGCGAGGGCTACACCTTTGATGTAGGCGCCTCAATGATCTTCGGGTTCGGAGAGAAGGGCCACACCAACCTGCTCACCCGCGCACTGGCCGATGTGGGCCAGCACTGCGACACGGTGCCCGATCCGGCCCAGCTCGAATACCACCTGCCCGGCGGTCTCAACGTGGCGGTCGATCGCGACTACGAGGCCTTTATCCACAGGCTCTCGGCCCTCTTCCCCCACGAGGCCAAGGGCATCCGCGCCTTCTACGACACCTGTTGGCAGGTGTTCAACTGCCTCGATGCGATGCCGCTGCTCTCGCTGGAGGATCCGGCCTACCTTGCGAAGGTGTTTTTCAAGGCGCCATTGGCGTGCCTGGGCTTAGCCCGCTGGCT
Coding sequences:
- a CDS encoding cation transporter, which translates into the protein MTHAPPGARQIERRSLQIGVAASLVMAVMGISVYALSGSEALLLDGLYSGVMAASSWIATRIGANVVRPPDRAYPYGYDGQEALYVLFRSLVLIGILSVALITAGTTIVNHLAGQAVAAVQLRPVAAYAGLMVVLCLALAWRHENDWRRSGRCSELLRTEARAARIDGLISGVAGAALLGAPLLESTPLRALVPVADSVLVLVLALVVLPEPLQQFWRALRQTAGAACDPALIARTRAAVQELLSGMSTWLLDLTVMKVGRTTFVVAYLNPAMPVDGPWLDRLRERIDQRCGELLGPVRTEVILTGQAPFTP
- a CDS encoding cupin domain-containing protein; translation: MDHFNDISDLSKKNQRTIKRLWKQKPVFVDAITGLHDAIEGRFYREHPDFVSPGWSKPTYEVNGLVPEGKLGTYANPKELLLESFGDQEIHVEKGTRVKGTRTGIHVHESGGITFVMRGKGSITDAIQGEPNSRFSKGEFYYMPANTPMAAANLTDYNVTLMDLFITPLGSPTMTVIEPGYPGYSST
- a CDS encoding cupin domain-containing protein, which encodes MNLSALSQDFNRRDLKTIRRLARAKPVRTDLITGLFDRATDQYYDENPDAEPFAWVDPTTTVNGRSLPGKLLPFTKTVSVVDDVIDGRNVAVNLGTREAGTRVAIHVHEVGGSVAFIIGGKGKLKTWTEGLDDGLVSKGGFYYSPNNIPISAANLTNRGVRVLDILVTPVDVPQYTVLEPGWPG
- a CDS encoding tyrosinase family protein, which translates into the protein MRFRKLLREFSDAKSLESGSRQHVRYNAFTEEGAESIRLYEKAVGIMKANSAVDQADPYGWLYQAGIHGTFWNTMDQLTSLASERGFGTPEQIQFGDTVLNNCTHYAGLWNEVVRYSQEGSTDAIAGDITINFLPWHRLYLQSFESVVRQVLKESGEPGADNWALPYWDYTVKGQDGIPNQFLNPDSSLWEKSRSLRMAAGESLSDLLQPTATLALGADLVGTEPESIFDFQKLGREKAQDQTLFGAFSTYTEQDPHNNMHDAVGGIADYQWQRDVLWDYTTAYAQDDGVTLWGRNSSEPDNGLQAARQDPANAGVFGNNPTVGPGLIGFVPTAAREPLFWLHHAYIDKIWSEWNASENASYLFAENLNQSPWNYSFFTPGADGSPQLTTYSDWGDGSDRVIANVYNPDYSYDKLNNIAKRGSPNPVLALLDQPRYQPALDTTEIHKSVTDLAYQSIVLGPNQPIMARDVLRLRDLGISLTMELNYSVPMSAAQNIAVLVGDGDFLNTNRDQISGLWQTWEPGTPEGNGQAFTDPAWGSIYDKRGGAFAPTNLSNFAVGTVNLLPMSGGAPMEMSGHSSMDAHGMQGQLTVDLSDSIYRQSEFNLISPGSEVAIMLAASDPSSIENSKTHIHSATVSLHHSLQSEDGKKDPLTGSDFDAAAYFAEHPDLLYNAKALRNPERYYETKGKKLGHDRPKFNQRAKEVGRDYLAANPDLVEQLGTSPYKAIRHYLKHGLAEGRSLSGGIAMSSAHDGMHTRDSLHLAHECCSGDSLLPIA
- a CDS encoding FAD-binding protein, yielding MIVIGSGIGGLVTASQLAAKGAKTPVLTRTLANAEQNSVTVPDP